The proteins below are encoded in one region of Saccopteryx leptura isolate mSacLep1 chromosome 1, mSacLep1_pri_phased_curated, whole genome shotgun sequence:
- the AQP11 gene encoding aquaporin-11 isoform X2, with product MTALQGLWPEVQDTCTSLGLMLSIVLFTALARVVLQRQMYRPMAHTFVLEFLATFQLCCCTHELQVLSEQEPAHPTWPLTLIYFFSLVHGLTLVGTSSNPCGVMMQMMLGGMSPEIGATRLMAQLIGALCSRYCIGVLWSLGLTRYHVSDRSFVCRNPIHVDLPKAIVIEAICSFIFHSALLHFQEVRTKLRIHLLAALITFLVYAGILSMILMFSFFLPWLYNNHTTNKKE from the exons ATGACCGCGCTGCAGGGGCTCTGGCCTGAGGTGCAGGACACCTGCACCTCGCTGGGGTTGATGCTGTCGATCGTGTTGTTCACGGCGCTGGCCCGCGTGGTCCTCCAGCGCCAGATGTACAGGCCCATGGCCCACACCTTCGTCTTGGAGTTTCTGGCCACCTTCCAGCTCTGCTGCTGCACCCATGAGCTGCAAGTGCTGAGCGAGCAGGAACCCGCGCACCCCACCTGGCCGCTGACGCTAATCTACTTCTTCTCATTGGTGCATGGCCTGACTCTGGTGGGCACCTCCAGCAACCCATGCGGTGTGATGATGCAGATGATGCTGGGGGGAATGTCCCCCGAGATAGGGGCGACGAGGTTGATGGCTCAGCTGATCGGTGCCCTGTGCAGCAGGTACTGTATAGGCGTCCTGTGGAGCCTGGGACTGACCAGGTATCACGTCAGCGACAGGAGCTTCGTTTGCAGGAATCCCATCCACGTCGACTTGCCGAAAGCCATCGTCATAGAGGCCATCTGCTCCTTTATCTTCCACAGTGCTCTGCTGCACTTCCAGGAGGTCCGAACCAAGCTTCGTATCCACCTGCTGGCAGCACTCATCACCTTTTTGGTCTATGCAG GTATATTGTCAATGATTCTGATGTTCAGCTTTTTCCTTCCATGGCTGTATAACAACCATAcaactaataaaaaagaataa
- the AQP11 gene encoding aquaporin-11 isoform X1, which translates to MTALQGLWPEVQDTCTSLGLMLSIVLFTALARVVLQRQMYRPMAHTFVLEFLATFQLCCCTHELQVLSEQEPAHPTWPLTLIYFFSLVHGLTLVGTSSNPCGVMMQMMLGGMSPEIGATRLMAQLIGALCSRYCIGVLWSLGLTRYHVSDRSFVCRNPIHVDLPKAIVIEAICSFIFHSALLHFQEVRTKLRIHLLAALITFLVYAGGSLTGAIFNPALALSLHFKCFDEAFLQFFIVYWIAPSLGILSMILMFSFFLPWLYNNHTTNKKE; encoded by the exons ATGACCGCGCTGCAGGGGCTCTGGCCTGAGGTGCAGGACACCTGCACCTCGCTGGGGTTGATGCTGTCGATCGTGTTGTTCACGGCGCTGGCCCGCGTGGTCCTCCAGCGCCAGATGTACAGGCCCATGGCCCACACCTTCGTCTTGGAGTTTCTGGCCACCTTCCAGCTCTGCTGCTGCACCCATGAGCTGCAAGTGCTGAGCGAGCAGGAACCCGCGCACCCCACCTGGCCGCTGACGCTAATCTACTTCTTCTCATTGGTGCATGGCCTGACTCTGGTGGGCACCTCCAGCAACCCATGCGGTGTGATGATGCAGATGATGCTGGGGGGAATGTCCCCCGAGATAGGGGCGACGAGGTTGATGGCTCAGCTGATCGGTGCCCTGTGCAGCAGGTACTGTATAGGCGTCCTGTGGAGCCTGGGACTGACCAGGTATCACGTCAGCGACAGGAGCTTCGTTTGCAGGAATCCCATCCACGTCGACTTGCCGAAAGCCATCGTCATAGAGGCCATCTGCTCCTTTATCTTCCACAGTGCTCTGCTGCACTTCCAGGAGGTCCGAACCAAGCTTCGTATCCACCTGCTGGCAGCACTCATCACCTTTTTGGTCTATGCAG GAGGAAGTCTAACAGGAGCTATATTTAATCCAGCTTTGGCACTTTCACTACATTTCAAGTGTTTTGATGAAGCATTCCTTCAATTTTTTATAGTATATTGGATTGCTCCTTCTTTAG GTATATTGTCAATGATTCTGATGTTCAGCTTTTTCCTTCCATGGCTGTATAACAACCATAcaactaataaaaaagaataa